A stretch of the bacterium genome encodes the following:
- a CDS encoding FAD-binding oxidoreductase, with product MVRSADIVIIGGGIIGCATAYELAKLGAKNVVVLEKSYITSGSTGRCGAGVRQQWGLKLNALLAKKSVEIFECLEAELGMDIEFRQGGYLVLAHTEKQVEQFKKNIALQNSLGIPSRFVTKEEAKEICPPINTDSFIVATYCPTDGHANPFLTTFAYQRAAERLGVKFYRYTEAQAITKNSDRTFVVHTNRGDISTQKILNAAGPWAREVANMVGVDIPTHPERHQIMVTEPVAPLFDTMVISFQIGIYVQQVPHGSFVLGIGEKEEPSHNINSTWQFLEHITGELVRILPIMANLRVVRQWAGSYTKTPDSAPILGEHPEVPNFFMAVGFSGHGFMVAPMTARVTAQMMLGQRPEIDVSPLFLDRFERGELIVEPSVVG from the coding sequence ATGGTTCGGAGCGCTGATATAGTCATAATAGGCGGTGGTATAATAGGCTGTGCCACCGCATACGAGCTTGCAAAACTTGGCGCCAAAAATGTAGTCGTTCTTGAGAAAAGTTACATTACATCGGGTTCAACGGGGCGCTGTGGTGCTGGAGTGAGACAACAATGGGGATTGAAACTTAACGCACTTCTTGCCAAAAAATCGGTGGAAATTTTCGAGTGTCTGGAAGCTGAGCTGGGAATGGACATAGAATTTCGTCAGGGTGGTTATCTCGTTCTTGCGCACACTGAAAAGCAGGTGGAACAGTTCAAAAAGAACATTGCACTGCAAAATTCGCTTGGAATACCTTCTCGATTCGTCACCAAAGAAGAAGCCAAAGAAATATGCCCGCCGATAAATACTGATTCGTTTATCGTCGCAACATACTGCCCTACAGATGGTCACGCGAACCCATTTCTTACTACATTCGCCTACCAGCGCGCAGCCGAGCGACTTGGAGTTAAGTTCTATCGATATACTGAGGCACAGGCTATAACAAAAAACAGCGATAGGACATTCGTGGTTCATACCAATCGCGGCGATATAAGCACCCAAAAAATTCTTAACGCTGCGGGTCCGTGGGCTCGCGAAGTAGCCAACATGGTAGGCGTGGACATCCCAACACACCCCGAACGACACCAGATAATGGTTACCGAACCTGTAGCCCCACTATTCGACACGATGGTGATTTCGTTTCAGATAGGTATCTATGTTCAGCAGGTTCCGCACGGTAGCTTTGTTCTGGGAATAGGCGAGAAAGAAGAGCCATCGCACAATATAAATAGCACATGGCAGTTTCTTGAACACATAACGGGAGAACTCGTGAGAATTCTTCCTATAATGGCCAATTTGCGCGTCGTGAGGCAATGGGCAGGTTCTTATACGAAAACACCCGACTCTGCTCCCATATTGGGCGAGCACCCCGAAGTGCCGAATTTCTTTATGGCAGTGGGATTTTCAGGACATGGTTTTATGGTTGCCCCCATGACTGCGCGAGTTACCGCTCAAATGATGCTGGGACAAAGACCAGAAATAGATGTCTCACCACTTTTCCTCGACAGATTCGAGCGTGGCGAACTAATCGTTGAGCCGAGTGTAGTGGGTTAA
- a CDS encoding YicC family protein — translation MLVSMTGCGSATRAEDDFVVAAEVKSLNSRYLEPIVRLHPLLNGFELEFVKLIRKYVSRGRVNLTVNVLQAGREAWNLSIDENLLEAYTALIQEIDSRLTPEQTVVCLDRFIQMPELIMRTPDPEVQEKLLEVSLRAAEEALIKLQISRKEEGRAIQRDISKRLKRLSGFIKTIKELKDKALHMRAQKLREQITQLAENSKIDENRLVQEITYYAIRSDFTEEITRLEAHLNRLYSALRSRKPTGSILNFTLQECLREINTIGSKNDLLEISQIVIDFKEELERIREQVQNVE, via the coding sequence ATGTTGGTATCGATGACGGGCTGCGGCAGCGCCACGAGGGCAGAAGACGATTTCGTGGTTGCTGCTGAGGTTAAGTCCCTTAATTCAAGATATCTTGAGCCTATAGTAAGGCTCCATCCACTTCTGAATGGGTTCGAGCTCGAGTTCGTGAAGCTTATACGAAAATATGTGAGTCGAGGTAGAGTTAACCTTACAGTTAATGTGCTTCAGGCTGGCAGGGAAGCGTGGAATCTTTCCATAGACGAAAACCTTCTCGAAGCATATACTGCCCTGATACAAGAGATAGATTCGCGCTTAACGCCTGAGCAAACTGTGGTTTGTCTCGACAGATTCATTCAAATGCCCGAACTAATAATGAGAACTCCCGACCCTGAGGTTCAGGAAAAGCTTCTTGAGGTTTCGCTAAGGGCGGCCGAGGAAGCGTTAATAAAACTTCAAATATCTCGCAAGGAGGAAGGCAGAGCAATACAGAGAGATATATCAAAACGGCTCAAGCGACTTTCCGGATTCATTAAAACCATAAAAGAGCTAAAAGATAAAGCCTTGCATATGAGAGCTCAAAAGCTTAGAGAGCAAATAACCCAGCTTGCGGAAAACTCGAAAATTGACGAAAACAGGCTTGTTCAGGAAATAACATACTATGCGATAAGAAGCGATTTTACCGAGGAGATAACCCGCCTTGAGGCTCACCTTAACCGTCTTTACAGCGCACTTCGTAGTCGCAAACCGACCGGGAGTATTCTTAACTTTACTCTTCAGGAATGCCTGAGAGAAATAAATACTATAGGCTCGAAAAACGACCTTCTCGAGATATCGCAAATAGTTATTGATTTCAAGGAAGAGCTCGAGCGGATTAGAGAGCAGGTGCAGAATGTAGAATAA